A region of Thermococcus argininiproducens DNA encodes the following proteins:
- a CDS encoding acyl CoA:acetate/3-ketoacid CoA transferase: MMKKILKSEEAVEKISDNSVIAISGFNLLVAPEYLILKLYERYKQTGHPKGLFLEVNPIPTAPGRVLDKIATELYNDPDQEFLSGILVTYPGWSPTLQKMIQENRIEGYTWSIGTASWFFREVARGLPGVLTRVGLGTFLDPREDGGYLNELAKERKRCKIEVINIQGKEYLLYQAPKPTVALIRGTTADELGNITTEKEGSFTEILNLAQASKAEPNKGIVIAQVERIARYPSLHPQDIKVPGPLVDYVVVAPPEFHMQSANIYYDPRVSGEIIPPIMSNSTSKPLLDTRKIIARRVLLEMTNLVKKLGRPILVNLGIGIPTEVAEIAIEEGLQEYVLTTVESGPFGGIALRGPDFGASIGPFAIISQPDQFANYEGGVIDAASLGFMEVDEKGNVNPSLLPGRLPGPGGFPVISYGSPRMFFAGHFTAGKKKLEIRNGKLNIVKDGEIEKFVKNVYKIVYNAALGLEKGQEVIYITERAVFRLTEKGLVLEEYAPGIDIDKDILDKMQFRPKISRKLDEMDERLFERGSMALKEEIESI, translated from the coding sequence ATGATGAAAAAAATATTAAAAAGTGAAGAAGCCGTTGAGAAAATTTCGGACAATTCAGTGATTGCGATTTCCGGTTTTAACCTTTTAGTGGCCCCAGAATACCTTATTTTAAAACTTTATGAGAGGTATAAACAAACAGGCCATCCAAAAGGCCTTTTTCTTGAGGTGAATCCAATTCCAACAGCCCCAGGGAGAGTTCTTGATAAAATTGCAACAGAACTATACAATGATCCTGACCAGGAGTTTTTGTCTGGAATTTTGGTTACTTATCCCGGTTGGTCACCCACATTGCAAAAGATGATTCAAGAAAATAGAATCGAAGGGTACACGTGGTCAATTGGAACAGCTTCTTGGTTCTTCAGGGAAGTTGCAAGGGGTTTACCTGGTGTATTAACTAGGGTTGGACTTGGCACATTTCTTGATCCAAGAGAAGATGGAGGATATTTGAATGAGTTGGCTAAAGAGAGAAAGAGGTGTAAAATTGAGGTCATTAACATTCAGGGGAAAGAATATCTGCTATATCAGGCCCCTAAGCCAACTGTGGCTCTTATTAGAGGTACAACAGCTGATGAACTTGGAAATATTACAACGGAAAAGGAAGGAAGTTTCACGGAGATACTTAATTTAGCTCAAGCTTCAAAAGCTGAACCAAATAAAGGCATTGTAATTGCCCAAGTAGAAAGAATTGCTCGATACCCATCGTTACATCCTCAAGATATTAAAGTGCCTGGTCCTCTTGTAGATTATGTTGTTGTGGCTCCTCCTGAGTTCCACATGCAAAGTGCAAATATTTATTACGATCCTAGGGTCTCAGGAGAAATCATTCCTCCAATTATGTCGAATTCGACTTCAAAACCTCTGTTAGATACCCGGAAGATTATTGCACGGCGAGTTCTACTAGAAATGACAAACCTTGTAAAAAAGCTTGGAAGACCAATTTTGGTCAACTTAGGCATAGGAATACCTACTGAAGTTGCTGAAATTGCAATAGAAGAAGGACTTCAAGAGTATGTATTAACAACAGTTGAATCTGGCCCGTTTGGAGGCATTGCACTAAGAGGGCCAGATTTTGGAGCTTCTATTGGGCCTTTTGCCATAATTTCTCAGCCGGATCAATTTGCCAATTACGAAGGGGGAGTAATTGATGCAGCGAGTTTAGGGTTTATGGAAGTAGATGAGAAGGGGAATGTAAATCCCTCTCTGCTCCCCGGTAGGTTGCCGGGTCCAGGAGGATTCCCTGTAATTTCATATGGTTCACCAAGAATGTTTTTTGCTGGCCACTTTACAGCAGGTAAAAAGAAGTTAGAGATAAGAAATGGAAAGCTCAACATAGTGAAAGATGGAGAGATTGAGAAGTTTGTTAAAAATGTGTACAAAATAGTATATAATGCAGCACTTGGATTGGAGAAAGGGCAAGAGGTCATTTACATTACAGAAAGAGCAGTTTTTAGACTTACAGAGAAAGGCCTTGTTCTTGAGGAGTATGCCCCGGGAATTGATATAGACAAGGACATCCTAGACAAGATGCAGTTCCGACCTAAAATTAGTAGAAAGCTAGACGAAATGGACGAAAGACTATTTGAGAGGGGCTCTATGGCACTAAAAGAGGAGATAGAATCAATTTAA
- a CDS encoding metallophosphoesterase family protein, with the protein MRIVAVTDIHGRGTKAREFLENIKEETFDLLLIAGDLTHFRGREAAYNIIKEFINLEKPFYAVMGNCDGRDVLEMLEELNISLHNRRVEFKNVGIIGIGGSNITPFSTIWEFSEEEIWEILINNYQEGDIILSHVPPKNTKVDKTFVGTHAGSKALRRFIEENQPPLVICGHIHEAIGIDEIGRTLIVNPGPLSRGHYAIIDFNENEKKVKDITLERF; encoded by the coding sequence ATGAGAATAGTTGCAGTAACTGACATTCATGGGAGGGGAACCAAAGCCCGAGAATTTTTAGAGAATATTAAGGAAGAAACTTTTGATCTTCTTTTGATAGCTGGTGATTTAACTCATTTTAGGGGAAGAGAGGCAGCCTATAACATTATAAAGGAATTCATCAACTTGGAAAAACCCTTTTATGCTGTCATGGGTAACTGCGACGGTAGAGATGTTCTTGAAATGCTGGAAGAGTTGAATATAAGCCTTCACAATAGAAGAGTGGAATTTAAAAACGTTGGCATTATTGGAATAGGAGGTTCAAACATCACGCCATTCTCAACCATATGGGAGTTTAGTGAAGAAGAAATCTGGGAGATTTTGATTAACAACTATCAGGAGGGCGATATAATACTCTCTCACGTCCCACCAAAGAACACAAAAGTCGACAAAACCTTTGTTGGGACTCATGCAGGGAGCAAGGCCTTACGGCGATTCATAGAAGAAAATCAACCTCCACTTGTAATATGTGGCCACATACATGAGGCGATTGGGATAGATGAGATCGGAAGAACCCTTATTGTAAATCCTGGACCCCTATCAAGAGGACATTATGCTATAATAGACTTTAATGAGAACGAGAAAAAAGTGAAGGATATAACTCTTGAGAGGTTTTAA
- a CDS encoding deoxyhypusine synthase, producing the protein MDPKKSVLKESSTEGLEEIPIVGPWLEDVESLEEVIEGYTNLGFQATHLGKAIEIWKKIEKKRANGDEVRVFLGYTSNIISSGLRELIAYLVKHRKVDVIVTTAGGVEEDFIKALKPFILGDWHVNDAEMREKGINRIGNIFVPNDRYIEFEKYMIPFFERLLEIERREGRPLTASEVIYELGRYMDEKLGKEKEKSIIYWAYKNNIPIFCPALTDGSFGDMLYFFKEERGDKELIIDIANDIVKLNNLAITAKETASIILGGSLPKHAIINANLFRGGTDYAIYITTAIPWDGSLSGAAPSEGVSWGKIKAKADYVEIWSDATLVFPILVWMVMKG; encoded by the coding sequence TTGGATCCTAAAAAGTCAGTTCTTAAAGAATCATCTACAGAAGGCCTAGAAGAAATTCCAATTGTAGGTCCATGGCTTGAAGACGTTGAAAGCCTGGAAGAAGTTATTGAAGGATATACTAACTTGGGGTTTCAGGCCACTCACTTAGGGAAGGCTATTGAGATATGGAAAAAGATTGAGAAGAAGAGAGCAAATGGTGATGAAGTTAGAGTATTCTTGGGGTATACTTCTAATATAATCTCATCCGGCCTTAGAGAACTTATTGCATATCTTGTTAAACATAGAAAGGTCGATGTTATTGTAACCACTGCTGGAGGCGTTGAAGAGGATTTCATCAAAGCACTAAAACCTTTCATCCTGGGAGATTGGCATGTAAATGATGCTGAAATGAGAGAAAAAGGCATAAACAGAATTGGAAATATTTTTGTGCCCAATGATCGGTATATAGAGTTTGAGAAATATATGATCCCCTTTTTTGAGAGACTCTTGGAGATTGAGAGAAGAGAAGGAAGACCCTTAACAGCTAGTGAAGTTATTTACGAACTTGGAAGATATATGGACGAAAAGCTTGGGAAAGAAAAAGAAAAAAGCATTATTTACTGGGCATATAAAAACAACATTCCGATCTTCTGTCCAGCTCTCACTGATGGCTCATTTGGGGATATGCTTTACTTCTTCAAAGAAGAGAGAGGAGACAAGGAGCTCATTATAGATATTGCCAATGACATAGTAAAGCTCAACAATCTAGCAATAACGGCAAAAGAAACAGCCTCAATCATTTTGGGAGGATCACTTCCAAAGCATGCTATAATTAATGCCAATCTTTTTAGAGGCGGAACGGACTATGCTATCTACATCACAACGGCAATACCTTGGGACGGTTCCCTTAGCGGAGCAGCACCAAGCGAGGGAGTGAGCTGGGGTAAAATAAAAGCAAAAGCAGATTATGTTGAAATTTGGAGCGATGCTACATTAGTGTTCCCGATTTTAGTGTGGATGGTGATGAAAGGCTGA
- the glp gene encoding gephyrin-like molybdotransferase Glp — protein MREFKRLTPYKEALEMMLNDIEEVKEVEELPLDKALGRVLGEDVTSPIDLPPFNRSAVDGYALRAEDTFQAREYAPIELEVIDEITAGMESEKEVTNGRAIRLMTGNKMPNGANAVIMQEYVKREENKIYVLRPVAPGENVAFKGEDVKKGEVILKKGQILRPQDLSMLKALGFKTVKVKRKPKVGIIVTGDELIEELNEKALESGKILDSNSAMLKGLVRDYFSEPVFYGVIPDDEELIRATLERAKCECDLVLITGGSAFGEKDYAHKFVKLLFHGCTNKPGRPIGYGEKVFVMSGYPSAVFAQFHLYVKYALAKLAGANYKPIKIKATLMGKVPSSLGRHEFVKVYYEDGKAYPIRKKGSGIISALVESNGYIEVPENSEGYKEGVEVWVTLY, from the coding sequence ATGAGAGAATTTAAGCGCTTAACTCCTTACAAAGAAGCTCTTGAAATGATGTTAAACGATATTGAGGAAGTAAAAGAAGTTGAGGAACTTCCCCTAGATAAGGCCCTTGGAAGAGTTCTTGGAGAGGATGTTACGTCTCCCATAGATTTGCCACCATTTAACCGTTCTGCCGTGGATGGGTATGCCCTTAGAGCGGAGGATACTTTTCAAGCAAGGGAATACGCTCCAATTGAGCTTGAGGTAATTGATGAAATTACTGCGGGGATGGAAAGTGAGAAGGAAGTTACAAATGGTAGAGCAATAAGACTCATGACTGGCAATAAAATGCCCAATGGAGCAAACGCTGTTATTATGCAAGAATATGTAAAAAGAGAGGAAAATAAGATTTATGTACTCAGGCCTGTTGCTCCAGGAGAAAATGTCGCATTTAAGGGAGAAGATGTTAAGAAAGGCGAGGTTATTCTCAAGAAAGGTCAAATACTTAGGCCCCAAGATCTCTCAATGCTTAAGGCTTTAGGATTTAAAACTGTCAAAGTTAAAAGAAAACCAAAAGTCGGAATAATCGTCACTGGGGACGAGCTAATAGAAGAGCTCAACGAAAAGGCTTTGGAGAGTGGGAAGATTTTAGATAGTAATTCAGCGATGCTTAAGGGGCTTGTTAGAGATTACTTTAGTGAGCCAGTTTTTTATGGAGTAATTCCGGATGATGAAGAATTAATCAGAGCAACCTTGGAAAGGGCAAAATGTGAATGTGATCTTGTTTTGATAACTGGCGGGAGTGCCTTTGGAGAAAAGGACTATGCACACAAATTCGTTAAACTTCTTTTCCATGGGTGCACAAACAAGCCTGGAAGGCCAATAGGATATGGAGAGAAGGTTTTTGTTATGAGTGGCTATCCCTCTGCAGTGTTTGCTCAGTTTCACCTCTATGTTAAGTATGCACTAGCTAAGCTCGCCGGAGCTAATTACAAGCCAATAAAAATTAAAGCGACCTTGATGGGCAAAGTACCCTCGTCCCTTGGAAGACATGAATTTGTGAAGGTTTATTACGAAGATGGCAAAGCTTATCCAATACGAAAGAAAGGAAGTGGAATAATAAGTGCTCTGGTAGAAAGTAATGGTTACATAGAGGTTCCAGAGAACAGTGAGGGATATAAAGAGGGAGTAGAGGTATGGGTGACACTTTATTGA
- a CDS encoding MogA/MoaB family molybdenum cofactor biosynthesis protein: protein MSHEEHKAKAPKKFKFAVITVSDTASLGKREDLSGYYIIEELRKEGNDNVYYAVVPDEKLKIIKAVIEALEKADVVITTGGTGITRRDITIEALRPLFDKELVGFGEIFRLKSYEEVGTAAVLSRATAGIIRDKESKVVFCLPGSLNAVKTALEIIKREAYHILKHARE, encoded by the coding sequence ATGTCTCATGAGGAACACAAAGCCAAGGCCCCTAAAAAGTTTAAGTTCGCTGTCATAACAGTAAGCGACACTGCAAGTCTTGGGAAGAGGGAAGATCTAAGTGGATATTACATAATTGAGGAATTGAGGAAAGAGGGGAATGATAACGTTTATTATGCGGTAGTCCCAGATGAGAAGCTTAAGATAATAAAAGCTGTAATTGAAGCCCTCGAAAAGGCCGATGTTGTGATAACCACCGGTGGAACTGGAATAACAAGAAGAGATATCACAATTGAAGCTTTGAGGCCTCTTTTTGATAAAGAACTCGTGGGTTTTGGTGAGATTTTTAGATTGAAAAGCTATGAAGAGGTAGGAACTGCAGCAGTGCTAAGTAGAGCAACAGCTGGGATAATAAGAGACAAAGAGAGTAAAGTCGTTTTTTGCCTTCCAGGGAGCTTAAATGCCGTGAAAACTGCTCTTGAGATAATAAAACGAGAGGCGTATCATATTCTAAAGCATGCACGGGAGTAG
- a CDS encoding class I SAM-dependent methyltransferase, whose amino-acid sequence MHELYTVLAEYYDAIYRRRAERVKDEIDFVEKIFEADSRREVRKILDIACGTGIPTLELAKRGYEVTGVDLHEEMLEVARRKAKREGLTIEFIQGDALEIGFNQEFDAVTMFFSSIMYFDEKDLKKLFNSVVKALKPGGVFVADFPCWFYGGSNGPIVWDESTDGEKLVITDWRIVEPGLQKLHFKRLVQILKPNGETKSFFVDDTLNIYTPREMRLLAKEHFDEVKIYGHLKRKLDPNDRRYWLVAITP is encoded by the coding sequence ATGCATGAGCTTTACACTGTTTTAGCTGAGTACTATGACGCCATTTACCGAAGACGAGCTGAGAGAGTTAAAGATGAGATTGACTTTGTTGAGAAAATATTCGAAGCAGATAGTAGGAGAGAAGTGAGAAAAATTTTAGATATAGCCTGTGGAACAGGAATTCCAACACTAGAACTTGCCAAAAGAGGTTATGAAGTCACAGGTGTAGACTTACATGAAGAAATGCTTGAAGTTGCAAGGAGGAAAGCCAAAAGAGAAGGATTAACTATCGAGTTCATTCAGGGAGATGCCCTTGAAATAGGCTTTAATCAAGAATTTGATGCGGTGACAATGTTCTTTTCCAGCATTATGTACTTTGATGAAAAGGATCTCAAAAAACTGTTCAACTCAGTAGTCAAAGCCCTTAAACCTGGGGGAGTTTTTGTTGCAGATTTTCCCTGCTGGTTCTATGGAGGGAGTAATGGGCCCATAGTATGGGACGAAAGTACAGATGGAGAGAAATTAGTGATCACAGATTGGCGAATAGTCGAGCCAGGGCTCCAAAAATTACACTTCAAGCGACTTGTCCAGATACTCAAGCCAAACGGGGAAACTAAATCATTTTTTGTTGATGACACACTTAACATCTACACTCCAAGGGAAATGAGACTACTTGCCAAGGAACACTTTGATGAAGTCAAAATCTACGGCCACCTTAAAAGGAAACTTGATCCAAATGACAGAAGGTACTGGCTTGTTGCAATAACACCTTAA
- a CDS encoding valine--tRNA ligase, translated as MLPKTYDPNEIEPKWQKFWLDEKIYKYELDEKKPAYSIDTPPPFTSGTLHLGHVLSHTWIDIVARYKRMRGYNVLFPQGFDNHGLPTELKVEKEFGISKDQPEEFLKKCIEWTWQAIEAMRNQFIRIGYSADWDLEYHTMDNEYKALVQKSLLEFYKKGLLYQDKHPVYWCPKCRTSLAKAEVGYVEEDGYLYYIKLPISGEDDYIPIATTRPELMPACVAVFVHPEDERYKDKVGKKVKLPIFEREVPIIADEDVDPEFGTGAVYNCTYGDEQDVVWQKRYNLPVIIAINEDGTMNENAGKYKGLTAEQAKEAIVKDLEEIGLLYKKKQVHHRVLRHTERSSCRAPIELLPKKQWFIKVKEFTKDIVKVSEQIKWHPPDMFLRLKDWAESMDWDWVISRQRVFGTPLPFWVCKDCGEIIPAREEDLPVDPRFNGAPVDKCPKCGSTNLEGVKDVLDCWIDSSITPLVISKWQKDEKWFNHNFPTSLRPQGTDIIRTWAFYTIFRTYILTGEKPWDDILINGMVAGPDGRKMSKSYGNVVSPEEVIPKYGADALRLWTALAPPGEDHPFKWETVDYNYRFLQKLWNIFRFAERHIKDFDYEEYKDIELEPLDKWILSRLHRLIKFATEELEKYRFNLLTRELMTFVWHEVADEYIEMIKHRLYGQNEESKIKAKTALYELLYNITLLLAPLAPHITEELYQEMFKERSGAKSVHLLEWPTYREDRISEEAENFGKLASEIIGAMRRYKNSHGLALNAKLKHVAIYTLDNYDILKILEKDIAGTMNIEKLEIIKGEPELEEKIIEIKPNFKNVGPKYGKLVPKITRHLKENAEDIAKTLKEIGKVEFEIEGQKVELGKDDIVIRKAVFSEGEEVETAVIKDAVILFF; from the coding sequence ATGCTCCCAAAAACATACGATCCAAATGAAATAGAACCAAAATGGCAGAAATTCTGGCTTGATGAGAAAATATACAAATATGAACTAGATGAAAAGAAACCAGCTTATTCTATAGATACACCACCTCCGTTTACCAGTGGAACCCTTCACTTAGGACACGTGCTCAGTCATACCTGGATTGACATAGTAGCAAGATACAAGAGGATGCGCGGTTATAATGTGCTCTTTCCACAAGGTTTTGACAATCATGGACTTCCAACAGAGCTTAAAGTAGAGAAAGAATTTGGGATAAGCAAGGATCAGCCAGAGGAATTCCTTAAGAAATGTATAGAGTGGACCTGGCAAGCCATTGAAGCCATGAGAAATCAGTTCATAAGGATAGGCTACTCAGCAGACTGGGACTTAGAATATCACACAATGGACAATGAGTATAAGGCTTTGGTACAAAAGTCTCTCCTAGAGTTCTATAAAAAAGGTCTCCTTTACCAAGACAAGCATCCTGTTTACTGGTGTCCGAAATGTAGAACAAGCTTAGCAAAGGCAGAGGTAGGTTACGTAGAAGAAGACGGATACCTCTACTATATTAAACTTCCCATCTCTGGTGAAGATGATTACATTCCAATAGCCACAACAAGGCCAGAACTTATGCCTGCCTGTGTAGCAGTGTTTGTCCATCCTGAGGACGAGCGCTATAAGGATAAGGTAGGGAAAAAGGTAAAACTCCCAATATTTGAGAGAGAGGTACCAATAATAGCTGATGAAGATGTAGATCCCGAATTTGGTACTGGAGCAGTTTATAATTGTACTTATGGTGATGAGCAGGACGTAGTGTGGCAAAAACGTTACAACCTGCCTGTAATTATAGCCATAAATGAAGATGGCACCATGAATGAAAATGCTGGCAAGTATAAGGGACTAACAGCAGAACAAGCAAAAGAAGCGATAGTAAAAGATCTAGAGGAAATAGGGCTTCTTTATAAGAAGAAACAAGTACACCACCGTGTCCTTAGACACACTGAGAGAAGTTCATGTAGGGCTCCCATCGAACTATTACCAAAGAAACAGTGGTTCATAAAAGTTAAAGAGTTTACAAAGGACATAGTAAAAGTATCCGAGCAGATAAAGTGGCATCCACCAGACATGTTTCTAAGGCTAAAGGATTGGGCTGAAAGCATGGATTGGGATTGGGTAATAAGTAGACAAAGAGTATTTGGGACTCCACTCCCATTCTGGGTATGCAAAGACTGTGGAGAGATAATCCCTGCTAGAGAAGAGGACCTTCCAGTAGATCCAAGATTTAATGGAGCACCTGTAGATAAATGTCCCAAGTGCGGAAGTACTAATTTAGAAGGCGTAAAAGACGTCCTTGACTGCTGGATAGACTCTTCTATAACTCCATTGGTAATAAGCAAGTGGCAAAAGGATGAGAAATGGTTCAACCACAACTTTCCCACATCCTTAAGGCCTCAAGGAACTGATATCATAAGGACATGGGCATTCTACACAATCTTCAGAACTTACATTCTAACTGGAGAGAAGCCTTGGGACGACATACTTATCAATGGTATGGTAGCTGGCCCAGATGGAAGGAAAATGAGCAAGAGTTATGGAAACGTAGTCTCACCAGAAGAAGTTATTCCAAAATATGGTGCCGATGCATTGAGGCTCTGGACAGCTTTAGCTCCCCCGGGAGAAGATCATCCTTTCAAGTGGGAAACTGTGGACTATAACTACCGCTTCCTCCAAAAGTTATGGAATATCTTCCGTTTTGCAGAAAGGCATATAAAAGACTTTGATTACGAGGAGTACAAAGATATAGAACTTGAACCCCTTGACAAGTGGATACTCTCGAGACTTCACCGGTTAATAAAATTTGCCACCGAAGAACTCGAAAAGTACCGCTTCAACCTTCTCACTAGAGAATTAATGACCTTTGTATGGCACGAGGTTGCAGATGAATATATCGAAATGATAAAGCACAGACTCTATGGACAAAATGAAGAGAGCAAAATTAAAGCAAAAACTGCACTATATGAGCTCCTTTACAATATAACCTTACTACTTGCCCCACTAGCACCTCACATAACCGAAGAGCTTTACCAAGAGATGTTCAAAGAAAGAAGTGGTGCAAAGAGTGTACACTTGTTAGAGTGGCCTACATATAGAGAAGATAGGATCAGTGAAGAGGCCGAAAACTTTGGAAAACTAGCAAGTGAGATAATCGGCGCCATGAGAAGATACAAGAACTCACATGGATTAGCGTTAAATGCAAAGCTCAAACACGTCGCAATTTATACATTAGACAATTATGACATACTCAAAATCCTAGAAAAAGACATTGCCGGTACAATGAATATTGAAAAACTCGAAATCATCAAAGGGGAGCCAGAACTCGAGGAAAAAATCATTGAAATCAAACCCAACTTTAAGAACGTGGGGCCAAAATACGGAAAGCTCGTTCCAAAGATTACCAGACATCTTAAAGAAAATGCAGAGGACATAGCTAAGACTCTCAAAGAGATTGGAAAAGTTGAATTTGAGATAGAAGGACAGAAAGTAGAGCTTGGTAAGGATGACATAGTTATCAGAAAAGCCGTGTTCAGTGAAGGGGAAGAAGTAGAGACTGCAGTAATTAAAGATGCTGTTATTCTCTTCTTCTAA
- a CDS encoding DUF3795 domain-containing protein: MEKNQMIAVCGLNCSECDIFRASNNPEIAQRIVNWFKEERHIDVKIEDIHCLGCREDRTKHWSPDCWILRCCVDEKGLEFCYQCEDFPCEKLSEWAKKNKKYEEALNRLKEMGKRQ; this comes from the coding sequence ATGGAGAAGAACCAGATGATTGCAGTTTGTGGTCTAAACTGCAGTGAATGCGATATTTTCCGGGCATCAAATAATCCAGAGATAGCCCAACGAATTGTAAATTGGTTTAAAGAAGAGAGACATATAGATGTAAAAATCGAAGATATTCATTGTTTAGGTTGTAGAGAGGATAGAACAAAACATTGGTCACCGGACTGTTGGATACTTAGATGTTGTGTTGATGAAAAGGGATTAGAATTCTGTTATCAATGTGAGGATTTTCCGTGTGAGAAACTTAGTGAATGGGCTAAGAAAAACAAAAAATATGAAGAAGCTTTAAACCGGCTTAAAGAGATGGGGAAGAGACAATAA
- the trm10 gene encoding tRNA (guanine(9)-/adenine(9)-N1)-methyltransferase, whose product MKKLADILKEILREKDIGKIGSLSRRVPDRSSDNPLQEIAIAILENKGVIVRVNEPTTIAWDLEGRQTNKALFAYVPSNSSHLHKFKVIIRGNDLREKISQSKCPYFIIDLMHWDKHTEKEKKKVALQASQSYGVIRDYLWGDRLALTWVNEEFKKLANFPLDKITSYEGPTAEFLKKEGIDEVVLLDPWAEKDLSKEDFSTGAFIIGGIVDTGGTKKKTTPKIGEELERVGIKVKRRKISLRGDVIGVPDRINLILELLLKMVVEGKGMDKAILEVQSPLHAKWRLRKELPKHKIRFLIDGRKFLIVEKELFDEYSKWLNIRWEDFVQVLRELEFVALERKRIQHLNKISIPRIINGKLYRVILLKRAEMLCYNC is encoded by the coding sequence ATGAAGAAACTTGCCGATATACTCAAAGAAATACTCAGAGAAAAGGACATTGGAAAGATAGGAAGCTTATCAAGAAGAGTACCGGATAGATCTTCTGATAACCCTCTTCAGGAGATTGCAATAGCCATCCTAGAAAACAAGGGGGTTATTGTAAGGGTTAATGAGCCTACCACAATAGCATGGGACCTTGAAGGAAGGCAAACCAATAAAGCACTCTTTGCTTATGTTCCTTCAAACTCCTCTCATCTTCACAAATTTAAAGTCATAATAAGGGGAAATGATCTCAGAGAAAAAATTTCTCAATCAAAATGCCCTTATTTTATCATTGATCTTATGCACTGGGATAAGCATACAGAAAAGGAAAAGAAAAAAGTTGCCCTTCAGGCTTCCCAAAGTTATGGAGTTATCAGAGACTATCTATGGGGAGATCGCTTAGCTTTGACGTGGGTTAATGAAGAATTCAAAAAGCTTGCAAACTTTCCCCTTGATAAAATTACCTCATATGAAGGTCCAACTGCAGAATTCCTTAAAAAAGAAGGCATAGATGAGGTTGTTCTTCTTGATCCTTGGGCTGAAAAAGATTTGAGTAAAGAGGATTTTTCTACAGGGGCATTTATCATAGGTGGAATCGTTGACACTGGAGGAACGAAGAAAAAAACCACTCCAAAAATTGGTGAAGAATTGGAGAGAGTGGGGATTAAGGTTAAGAGGCGAAAGATATCCTTGAGGGGAGATGTAATCGGAGTTCCAGATAGAATAAATCTGATACTTGAACTGCTGCTTAAGATGGTTGTGGAGGGCAAAGGTATGGATAAAGCAATTTTAGAAGTTCAATCACCGCTACATGCAAAGTGGAGGCTTAGAAAAGAGCTGCCTAAGCATAAAATCAGGTTTCTGATCGATGGAAGAAAGTTTCTAATCGTTGAAAAGGAACTTTTTGATGAATACTCTAAATGGCTCAACATAAGGTGGGAAGATTTTGTTCAAGTTTTGAGGGAGCTTGAGTTTGTAGCTCTGGAAAGAAAGAGAATTCAGCATCTTAACAAAATCTCAATCCCACGAATAATAAACGGCAAGCTTTATCGCGTTATTTTGTTGAAAAGAGCCGAGATGCTTTGCTATAATTGTTAA